CTGAGACATTAACTGTACCAAATGCAAGAAGTCAAAATGGGTTAATCAATCTTcatatttctcatatttctttacttagatcatttttttctataatgataATCCCCTACTTATCAATCTATCAATATCTccattgctattttaaataaaacttaattaGCTATCTGCTCACTATCACTCTGATTTAGTAGAAATTCAAGTAAAAACATTATTGATGCTCCCACCTTCTCCATAGATTTTTAGTATTGTTACTTTTAAATGTGACTTTAATGTTCGAAAAAAAGGGTTATATAATTTGATATATGTAACTATATGTATATAAGTAAATAATACATATGAATAAACAGCCTTATTCCTCTCTATTAAACCTTTTGGCTTAATTATCTATAAGGAAACTGCATgagatcacacacacaaaaaaagcagacATAGTTTATTAGAGATTGAAGAATTGAGACCTTGGACAATCTGATATTTTCAGTTTACAGACAAGACGAAGAACTAGCAAAAGAGACTGAGAAGTTGTGTCAGTGAACAAGGATAAAATCAGGAGAGGGCAGTATCctgaaatgcaaataaactatATTCAGTGCTGCTCATAGAGCATGTAACATGAGAACTAACCACTGGCAACACAGACTTACTGGTGATCTTGCAAATGTCAGATTTAATGGAGTGGCGACAGTAACAGCCTCATTTAAATTAGTTGACAGGCCAATAGTTGAAAAGGCTTCATAGTttgctaaataattttaaaccaaGAGGGGACAAAGTTGAAAAAGTTGACTCTTGGGGTCAGCCTTTGACGTTGAAAATCAAAAACCCTCAGCCAGTTCTCAGGACTGAGCCAATTCAGAGAAGCAGAGTTCAATGATTGAAGGAAAACTTACATGCCCTCAGTAAATGACACTGAAGATTCAccacaaaaatattcaggaaatattCACTTGACCCTTTCTCAAGCACCTGTAGTCATCTCACCTGTAGCCATAACAGTACCCAGAGGAAAGGACATATATTCATACTCTCAGAATTTTAAACATGGGGTCtgaaataacattaataatatttGAGTACTAAAAAAGACACCGTGTTTCACAGAATGGAATGGGAGGCTTTGTTTTtggtcatttgtttgtttgtttgtttttagagacaaagtcttgtttgtttgcccaggctagagtgcagcccaggctggagtgtaatggcacaatcatagcttactgcagactcaaattcctgggctaaaCTGATCCCCCTGCCAGAACTTCCTaggtagttggaactacaggcacacagtaTCACaatcagtttattttctttaacaaacagggacttgctatcttgcccaggctgatctggaagtcctggtctcaagtgctcctcccacctcagcctcccggattgtttggattacaggtgtgagccacctcaccagtCCTGGAGTAGGAGTTTTTGAAAGTCAGATGCTGCATAAAGCTTTGGCTCATGTTCAACCTAAGGTGGATCTAATGggtttatatttattatctcttcCAGAATGTTAAATTGAAATTAACAGTTTCAACAGCTAGCAGAACTCTCACATTGCTTCCAGACCTGTATATTAAGGGGACATTATTGTAAGTAGAACCAAAAAGAGTTCTCTGAAATTCTCCTCTTCTGTCAAGAAAATGAGTAAAACATAATAACCGCAGAGTCTAAGGAATAGAATTGGTCACCGACATGACAAAAAACTCTAAATTCCAGGAGGTGGTTGTCCATTTTTGATCCCTATTCAGTTAACCTATCTGGCCTCTGCCAAAACCAGATGGATTATAGGATGAATGCACATCAGCATAAACATAAATCGCACTTGAAGATACTCTCTAGGATGTGGTACCTTCACTGAGAAAACATGGTTTCTGGCTCTTTGTATGAGGCTTTTGATTTGGTGAATGCTTTTTAATCTACATCCATTGGGAGAGAAAATCAAAATGATTTGCTTTGGTGTGGTAAGAACGAAAGCACTGCTTCACCATTTTATGTCAGGGCTATGTCACTTCTGTTTTCAGTTTAATTGGCATTTTGCAAAACATCATGCTAActcaatatattaataatattgcaTTAATTGTAACCCAAAAGCAGGAGATGGTGAGTTTCTCAAATATAGTAAAATACCATAACATTGAACAGAAGTAAAATACCAGAAGAAGAAAGATGAACAAGAAGATTCAGTGACCTATAACATAGATGATGATTTTAGGGGTCCAGTGCTCCTAGTTCACGTGCTGAAATACCCTTTTTAAAGTAAACAGCATGTTGCTCTGTATGCATCTATTTCCTGTCACTAAAAATGAGACACAATATTTGTTGGGCCTCCTGGGATTTGGGAGCCAACATATTCCACATTTGAGGATATTGCTCTGATTCACTAATGAAGTTTCCAAAGGCTACTGGTCTTAAGTAGAACTAGAACAAAAAATGACTCTAGCAAACATAGGCTTTAGTCCAAGCTGCTGTGCTCATTGTGACAGACAATCCAGCAGAATTCAGACCTGCTAGAGGCATGCATGCATAGTGGGCATTATAGGACTTTGTGCATGCTTCTCACAAGCTCACAGGAGAGGGGAGAGCGAACCCCTAGGAAATTAGTGCAAAACCATTCCCTCTTCAACAGAGGACTgccctctgtctcaaaaacaaaacagcaggtGCAGAAAATTAACCCAAGTATAAAGCGCTTCTAAGCATGGGCATCTCTAAGCACAAGACCCTGTGCAACAGTGGAAATTATATGCTCATAAAGTCAGCCATGATTGGAGGGCATGAGCACATCTGAGTGGCACAAGGAGTGGACTGCATCGGGCACAAACATGTGCTTCCTCAGATTCACTTGACTGTCTCCCATTCCCCTGGTCAGCAGCTTGCCTGACCCACGTCACCCTTCCATTTGAGACTTGAATGGATCACCACATTGTGGGCATGAGGTCTGACTTTCATTACCCCCACCAAGGGACTGGATGATGGAAAGCAGAACAACAGAGATGGTAATTCTGCCTCAGGGAAACCCTGGCCAGTGGGAAATAGAAGACAGAAGACAGCTGAGCAGATATGTTCTCCCTCCTCTGTTGCTTCCATGGACTAATGCTGGCTGTGTTTTCCTCTTACAGCCCTTCTGAAAAAGTCCTGGGAGCCAAGTGCACGCATCTGATGACCgccatgctctctctctcacctcaCTGTGAAGTGGTCGTCAGCAGAGTCATATCACACATCACAACACATAGTTTCACATCTTCTCTTGCCTCAATTTCCATATGACCCGGCTTTTGCTGCCATGGACCTCCTTCCAAATAAATGTCAGCACTTTAATATCAGACATTTGCTCTAGTTCTAGACCCCGAGACTAAGATATTCATTCagtgttataattattattcattcatttttctatgaGTTTATAATATGGTGATTAAAGTGATCATTTATAAAGGATATTAAAAATACTATCTAAAAGTATATTTTAGTAAGATAGttgataattaaattttttaaatgaaatgtcatttttgtttatgtAATAACCAGCTAGAAATACCACAATACAAATATATAGTTTGCAATAGAAAAGATATGTGCACATATGCAAAACTCTTTTATATGCTAAGTAAAAAGCATTGTAATAAATtccatctgattttattttccactttgtCTTTGTGTCACACATCCAATATAGCTGCATCAATGCTATATTATCGCGATATTTCCCCTAGAATTGGGGAATAGCCTAACTTTTGCTCTGAGAAATTCTTCTTCTTGGATAATCCTGTAACTTCAATCTGAAACCAGAACAGAAATATTCATGCAACTGTAGATTTTGTGATGTGTTACATTTTCATTGGTTCACGACCCCAATATACTTTATGTATTCGTTCATTCGCCAATTAAATTTGTTCATCAAAGTATCATTTTTGAATAACTGTTCTGTGTGCTGTCTTTATGTCTACAGTAAGCAAGATCTATATGATCTCCACTTTTATGGTACTTACATTGTACCAGGGAAGATATATGATAAACAAACAAATCAGATGTGGAGATGATTTATCTTAAGATTtagataattttgttaaaattgcaTAACACCAGAAATTAATAGTCACACAGAATTTAGCTGTTGAACTAGgttatacattttcttcttataatAGAACTTGCTATTAGTGAATATGTCAACACACTTTCTCTCATTTCATCATTTACACCAAGATTATAATAAAACGTATCTTTAAGGCATTTCCTATCATCAATATATAGATTTCATAGATGCCGTCGTTTCTATACCCTCTTTAGATTGAGCTTCTTTTTAAAGTAAGGAAAATTTGAGCTTTTTGAGGGATTTTAAGGATGGCAGATAAAGGAGGGAATTGGCAATTCAGGAGCTCAGAGGTGGCTtagacaaaaaactaaaatatataacatcAGATCTCAACTTCAAAAAAGCTTTTGTTTAATTCAAAAACTGGAAGAGATGACTTTTCTAATTGCATATGGAAACTTATAACAGCACTGAAAAGAGCTCATGATcatgtttcttcatcttttttatagaaatgattttttGTAAGCTATTAACATACTATATTAAATCTAATATTCCTCAGTATTGCTTTTGATATACATAAAAAAATGTACACTAGATATATATTTCAcccttgaattttattttgtgcgTTGTTATCTAACAATAATTGTATTTGCTTTATActaaacataaaataagaatTCATCATGAACGCctatgatcctagcactttgggaggctgaggcagtggatcacttgaggtcaagagttcgagaccagcctggccaacatgatgaaaccccatctctactattaaaaaaaaaaaattagccatgcatggtggcacatgcctggagtcccagtcactcaggaggttgaggcatgagaatcacttgaacccaggaggtgaacattgcagtgagccaagattgtgccactgcattccagcctggacaacagggcaagactccatctcaaaaaaaaaaaaaaaaaaaaaaaaaaaaaaaaaaaaaaaaaaaaaaaacctaccccAAAGACACATTCTCATCATTGATTTAGAATTAAATTTCCTTACCATCCAAAAAAATTACAGGCTCAAATAATGATACTTAAACAATTACATACACTAcggtacatatacataatacaaATTACAATGAACAACAGCAATAATTTTCTGATATAAGGTGTCAGTTCTTAATTATAAATAGAGATCATAAATTCCTCAAATGAAAtatcatacaataaaatatacgTGTGAAACACACATGGGTTCATAATTCTGACAAATTTCTTATCCTACTTTTGTAtaaaagtttatatgaaaaattGATTAAAGGTATGTTATGGTAAATGTTAAGTTTTCATATACGTTcagacatacacatgcatatatatatatacttttatataataaACTTAGGTAAAAGAATTTTCTAATTCTACTTTTGTAAATCACTCAAATACATAGACTATGCAAAAACTTGtaggaaatataaaatgttcCAGACACCATCAATTTGTTTTCTGCTAGAAAACACACAATAAACCTCTGGTGAATCTATGGAGTTGACAGGTTCTGTCCTTTGGCCCAGCAAGTCACCTGCCACAAAATTGAAAGAAAGTTCTGCTTTAGCTTCTTGTTCCCCCAAATCAGAATGAATGAGTGGAACGATGGATATATGATTCCAACAGCTTGGCAAAGGATTAAGACAAGTTCTTTCTGTTGCTTCTTATAATTCCAAAATGATACGACTAGACATAGAAAGTAAACGGCAAATAGTATGAGGAAAGAGGTCACAGTTTGCAGAGCTTTTACGTGGATCTTGGTGCTAGGATCTTGCGATCCTTTGCCATAGAGCTTCATCTTCTTCAGATGTTTACACAGAGAgcagattaacagcagaaaagATATCAGGGTCAGAGTGAATGGTATCAAGTTTGCTAGCGTGACTACAATCAAGTTAGAAAGGTACGTTGCATTCCTCAATTTGATCTTCCACGTTATGTTTCTTTCATATTCATTTGTCCACACATTTATATACACGTTTTCCACCACAAGATCACAAACCAAAAATAACGAAGCCCCCGACACAATCACCAGAACTACACTCTTAACCTTCCTTTTTAAGTGATGAAAAATAAGTCTGGAGAAATTGACGATCTTGAGCAAATAAAATATGCTGAGACTAGTAGCAAGCCAGATGCTGAAATGGTTGGTTACTGCCCAggcattagaaagaaaaattcttacTTTTAAACTAGATGAATTTGGATTCAACACAGTTGCATACCAGTGTAAGACTATTACCCAGAGCAAACCGACTCTGGAGACTGCCAGAGCAGCAATAATTTGATCAGCTGAGGAGATCTTTTGTCTCTTGACCCAGGCAATGAAATTTATCAGTGCTATAAAGCCATTGGCAAAATTTCCAAGAACAAATGCAACCACTACTAGAATGGAAAAAACAATGGGTAGAAAACTCATCATGTctaaacaaaaaagcaagtaaaAAGTTCAGGCCTAATGTCACTGGTTGTGACTCCTCTAATATTCAGATTTTAGATTAAATATGCACTTGATTCCTGAATGTTCAATGACATCCTTTAT
This sequence is a window from Theropithecus gelada isolate Dixy chromosome 11, Tgel_1.0, whole genome shotgun sequence. Protein-coding genes within it:
- the LOC112634909 gene encoding taste receptor type 2 member 20, with product MMSFLPIVFSILVVVAFVLGNFANGFIALINFIAWVKRQKISSADQIIAALAVSRVGLLWVIVLHWYATVLNPNSSSLKVRIFLSNAWAVTNHFSIWLATSLSIFYLLKIVNFSRLIFHHLKRKVKSVVLVIVSGASLFLVCDLVVENVYINVWTNEYERNITWKIKLRNATYLSNLIVVTLANLIPFTLTLISFLLLICSLCKHLKKMKLYGKGSQDPSTKIHVKALQTVTSFLILFAVYFLCLVVSFWNYKKQQKELVLILCQAVGIIYPSFHSFILIWGNKKLKQNFLSILWQVTCWAKGQNLSTP